A single region of the Acidobacteriota bacterium genome encodes:
- a CDS encoding monovalent cation/H(+) antiporter subunit G, giving the protein MGQVLSAVLLALGAFFSLVAAIGVLRFPDLFLRMHCSAKSATLGVSCIMLGAAAHFGDLISYTKAVAAIVFLLISAPVATHVLARAAFHAGVPLWKGTLSDELSGQYPKGTEDFGAPGAADGAEGGEKPAPGSRPPA; this is encoded by the coding sequence ATGGGACAGGTCCTGAGCGCGGTCCTGCTGGCCCTGGGCGCCTTCTTCTCCCTGGTCGCCGCGATCGGCGTGCTCCGCTTCCCCGACCTTTTCCTTCGCATGCACTGCAGCGCCAAGTCGGCCACGCTCGGGGTGAGCTGCATCATGCTGGGGGCCGCGGCGCATTTCGGCGACCTGATCAGCTACACCAAGGCGGTGGCCGCCATCGTCTTTCTCCTGATCTCGGCGCCGGTGGCCACCCACGTGCTGGCGCGCGCCGCCTTCCACGCCGGCGTCCCGCTCTGGAAGGGGACCCTCAGCGACGAGCTGAGCGGGCAATACCCGAAGGGGACGGAGGATTTCGGGGCGCCCGGGGCCGCCGACGGGGCGGAGGGCGGGGAAAAACCGGCCCCGGGGTCCCGGCCGCCGGCTTGA
- a CDS encoding cation:proton antiporter, with amino-acid sequence MEAKGTPTVFTEILSGILVVAVVLAFIRLARGPSLPDRAVALDLVATIVIGLIGVYAVMTREARFLDLAVVLALIAFLGTVAFARFIAKGGLPWDRS; translated from the coding sequence ATGGAAGCGAAAGGAACCCCGACCGTGTTCACTGAAATCCTCTCCGGCATCCTCGTCGTCGCCGTCGTCCTGGCCTTCATCCGGCTCGCGCGCGGCCCCAGCCTGCCCGACCGGGCCGTGGCGCTCGACCTCGTCGCCACCATCGTCATCGGGCTGATCGGGGTCTACGCCGTCATGACGCGCGAGGCGCGCTTTCTCGACCTGGCCGTGGTGCTGGCCCTGATCGCGTTCCTCGGGACCGTCGCCTTCGCGCGCTTCATCGCCAAGGGGGGGCTGCCATGGGACAGGTCCTGA